One window of the Runella slithyformis DSM 19594 genome contains the following:
- a CDS encoding PspC domain-containing protein — protein sequence MKKTISINIAGLIFYIEEDGYDKLRNYLNSIQKYFASYEDSKEIISDIEGRIAEKFLNKQKAAEKQVIALEDVEELIKSMGTVADFEAIEEEEDLAAQAAADSKASAGFGSSAAGSAEPTAPKSTAHAPSRKLVRDTKRKLLGGVCAGIAHHFNVDPLFVRLLFLFFFMGLPAIGGGIFGGDTAEFFGPLSGFTFLLYIACWISFPGSDVLEEDKNIKKFYRNPDQKVVGGVAAGVAAYFGVDLGVVRFLWVLSILFFGTGFLLYIILWLITPKANTLTEKMEMKGQPITLENIETNVKKALQPEQKEENIATKLLLFPFRAVALVFSGLTPLMKFLVVIMRIFAGIILFMTGAGALLGLVTALFAVFGLGTWDFGQIDNELMPLNFFIGEVSPVAYVFAFLAIGVPFATLAWLGISLLTKENKFTPTVWQTFLGLFLAGLLGSTVFGFRYGANFRREGTVEKEQTYKLPQTPVLLDVNENHSNDGYNNTQLDLEGYESSDAKVEFTFQSQGRSRRDAERNASAIVYNIVQSDSTLVFDEDFSLSDKAPRFRGQSVRLMLYFPYDKTFRMTRDFYDNFWGVRNQIRNEYDLDINEEMFKNIRWAIKRDSGLVCLDRPISVNTDNSENHDDSHDLDELSDGIESGLNEAFDRSFDAKGEMVKQFDVTNFSKVKISGAFVVTIRKGDLYKVVADGRESDLDDVKVKVEDGTLRVENRRKVKLFERNKRVGITITVPDIEAIDLSGATLGKVVDFRNAGTLKVDISGASKTYIDVTAKKIELDIAGASKVELHGSATTLEADLAGACSLDAVHMSIQNGDVEASGVSKVNLGNIPNLKSNSSGASRIHRQGE from the coding sequence ATGAAGAAGACTATCAGCATCAATATCGCCGGTCTGATTTTTTATATCGAAGAAGACGGGTACGATAAATTACGGAATTACCTAAACTCCATCCAGAAGTACTTTGCCTCGTACGAAGACAGCAAAGAGATCATCTCTGACATCGAAGGCCGCATTGCGGAGAAGTTTCTGAATAAGCAAAAAGCTGCCGAAAAGCAGGTGATTGCGCTGGAAGATGTCGAGGAGCTCATCAAAAGTATGGGAACAGTGGCCGATTTTGAAGCCATTGAAGAAGAAGAAGACCTGGCCGCGCAGGCCGCCGCCGACAGTAAAGCCTCCGCAGGCTTCGGGTCATCGGCAGCGGGAAGTGCTGAGCCGACCGCTCCCAAAAGTACGGCGCATGCCCCTTCACGAAAGCTCGTCCGCGATACCAAACGTAAATTATTGGGCGGCGTTTGTGCGGGCATTGCCCATCATTTCAACGTTGACCCGCTTTTCGTACGTTTGCTGTTCCTGTTTTTCTTTATGGGATTACCGGCCATCGGCGGCGGGATATTCGGAGGCGACACTGCTGAGTTTTTCGGTCCTTTGAGCGGATTCACCTTTTTATTATACATTGCCTGCTGGATATCTTTCCCCGGCTCCGATGTACTGGAAGAAGACAAAAATATCAAGAAGTTTTACCGCAACCCCGACCAGAAAGTGGTCGGTGGAGTAGCGGCCGGGGTAGCCGCTTACTTTGGCGTGGACCTGGGAGTGGTGCGTTTTCTTTGGGTATTAAGTATACTATTTTTCGGCACCGGCTTTTTGCTGTACATCATTCTGTGGCTCATCACACCGAAGGCCAATACGTTGACGGAAAAAATGGAAATGAAAGGGCAGCCCATCACCCTCGAAAACATCGAAACAAACGTCAAAAAAGCCCTGCAACCCGAGCAGAAAGAAGAAAACATCGCCACCAAACTGCTTTTATTTCCCTTTCGTGCCGTAGCATTGGTGTTCAGCGGCCTAACACCCCTCATGAAATTTCTGGTGGTGATTATGCGTATTTTTGCGGGAATCATCCTCTTCATGACCGGTGCGGGCGCATTACTGGGTCTGGTCACGGCGCTGTTTGCCGTATTCGGTCTCGGTACGTGGGATTTCGGTCAAATTGATAACGAGCTCATGCCACTCAACTTCTTCATTGGAGAAGTCTCACCGGTCGCCTACGTATTTGCTTTCCTCGCCATCGGCGTTCCTTTTGCCACGCTGGCTTGGTTGGGAATTTCTTTATTGACCAAAGAAAATAAATTTACCCCGACCGTTTGGCAAACCTTCCTTGGGCTCTTTTTGGCCGGTCTTTTGGGAAGTACCGTCTTCGGCTTCCGCTATGGGGCCAACTTCCGTCGGGAAGGAACCGTTGAAAAAGAACAGACGTATAAACTGCCGCAAACGCCCGTATTGCTGGATGTCAATGAAAACCATTCCAACGACGGTTACAACAACACCCAACTGGACCTGGAAGGCTACGAAAGCAGTGATGCCAAAGTTGAGTTCACGTTTCAGTCGCAGGGACGTTCGCGCCGGGATGCCGAGCGCAACGCTTCCGCCATTGTGTACAATATTGTACAGAGTGATTCTACGCTGGTCTTTGACGAAGATTTCAGTCTTTCAGACAAAGCTCCCCGTTTTCGCGGGCAAAGTGTACGGCTGATGTTGTATTTCCCTTATGACAAAACCTTCCGCATGACCCGTGATTTTTACGATAACTTCTGGGGTGTCCGGAATCAGATCCGGAATGAGTACGATTTGGACATCAACGAAGAAATGTTTAAAAATATTCGTTGGGCCATCAAACGCGATTCCGGTCTGGTCTGTCTCGACCGCCCTATCTCAGTAAATACTGACAATTCTGAGAACCACGATGACTCTCACGATCTGGACGAACTCAGCGACGGCATTGAGTCGGGACTGAACGAAGCCTTTGACCGGTCGTTTGATGCCAAGGGCGAAATGGTCAAGCAGTTTGACGTAACCAATTTCAGCAAAGTGAAAATCAGCGGTGCTTTTGTGGTAACCATTCGAAAAGGAGACCTCTATAAAGTAGTAGCCGACGGCCGTGAAAGCGACCTCGACGACGTGAAAGTAAAAGTGGAAGACGGTACACTTCGGGTTGAAAACCGTCGAAAAGTCAAGCTTTTTGAACGCAACAAGCGCGTGGGAATCACGATCACCGTTCCGGACATTGAGGCTATTGACCTCTCGGGCGCTACCTTAGGGAAGGTGGTAGACTTCAGAAATGCAGGAACGCTGAAAGTGGACATCTCCGGAGCATCCAAAACGTACATTGATGTTACCGCTAAAAAAATAGAATTAGACATAGCAGGGGCATCCAAAGTAGAATTGCACGGCAGCGCCACCACACTCGAAGCGGATCTGGCCGGTGCATGCTCCCTGGATGCCGTACACATGTCCATTCAAAACGGCGATGTAGAGGCCTCAGGGGTGAGTAAGGTCAATCTGGGCAATATCCCCAACCTAAAATCAAACAGCAGCGGTGCCAGCCGCATTCATCGGCAGGGTGAATAA
- a CDS encoding PadR family transcriptional regulator has protein sequence MNIENAQVQMRKGILEFCIMHIISRGEVYASDMLDELTSAKIMVVEGTLYPLLTRLKNSGLLDYKWVESSSGPPRKYYILTDTGKQFLEEMQKTWVELSDSVHTIVLKTQDLGTQNEQQPTNS, from the coding sequence ATGAATATTGAGAACGCTCAAGTGCAAATGCGCAAAGGAATCCTGGAATTCTGCATCATGCACATCATTTCTCGGGGGGAAGTATACGCCTCCGATATGCTCGATGAACTGACCTCCGCCAAAATTATGGTGGTAGAAGGCACGCTTTATCCGCTGCTGACCCGGCTTAAAAACTCGGGCCTCCTTGATTATAAATGGGTCGAATCCTCCTCCGGACCGCCGCGAAAGTATTATATACTGACCGATACGGGCAAACAGTTTCTGGAGGAAATGCAAAAAACATGGGTCGAGCTTTCTGACTCTGTGCATACGATCGTGTTGAAAACACAGGACCTGGGAACCCAAAATGAGCAACAGCCCACTAACTCATAA
- a CDS encoding MarC family protein: MHSVNFKEILSVTLILFSVIDILGSIPVIIDLRKKAGAINARRATLVSGGMMIAFLYLGKEILKLFGVDVASFAVAGALILFLIGLEMILGRNIFKHDTVHSNATSIVPIAFPMIAGAGTMTTILSLKAAYQEVNIIIAILINLVFIYLVLRSSAWIEGLLGAAGTDVLRKIFGLILIAISIKLFRSTL, encoded by the coding sequence ATGCATTCCGTCAATTTTAAAGAGATACTTTCCGTGACGTTGATTTTATTCTCCGTCATTGATATTCTGGGCTCCATTCCGGTGATCATTGATCTCCGAAAAAAAGCCGGTGCCATCAATGCCCGCCGCGCCACTTTGGTTTCGGGCGGGATGATGATCGCGTTTTTGTATTTGGGGAAAGAAATTCTCAAACTTTTTGGGGTGGATGTGGCTTCTTTTGCCGTGGCAGGGGCGCTGATCCTTTTTTTAATTGGGCTTGAAATGATTCTGGGGCGTAATATTTTTAAGCATGATACCGTCCACAGCAACGCTACTTCCATCGTACCGATCGCGTTTCCGATGATTGCCGGGGCCGGTACCATGACCACTATTCTGTCGCTGAAAGCCGCCTATCAGGAAGTCAACATTATCATTGCGATTTTGATCAATCTGGTGTTTATCTATCTGGTACTGCGCTCATCGGCTTGGATCGAGGGACTGCTGGGTGCTGCAGGAACGGATGTATTACGCAAGATTTTCGGTTTGATCTTAATTGCCATTTCCATCAAACTTTTTCGGAGTACACTCTAA
- a CDS encoding sulfite exporter TauE/SafE family protein gives MDILIASFAALLAGFVDSIVGGGGLVQVPALFILFPHFSVSQVIGTNRFASFVGTSVAGYQYARKVEVPWRVVCITASGTAVMSFLGATIASHLKAEVLKPLILFLMTAIAVYSFSNKTLGQYERVSVSVVRLQWYALLIGMAMGFYNGFVGPGTGSLLVFGFVSIMGYQFLRASAVAKVINVVADVASLAFFIWKGYVEFDIAFPMMACNVLGAYLGSRLAILRGNTFIRKVFLIVIFGLILRFGYDVWRLLS, from the coding sequence TTGGACATACTTATCGCTTCGTTTGCCGCCTTACTGGCGGGTTTTGTAGATTCCATCGTTGGGGGCGGTGGGTTGGTGCAGGTGCCCGCGCTTTTTATTTTATTTCCGCATTTTTCGGTTTCACAGGTAATCGGTACCAACCGTTTTGCGTCGTTTGTGGGTACAAGTGTGGCGGGGTATCAATACGCCCGCAAAGTGGAAGTGCCCTGGCGCGTAGTTTGTATTACGGCGAGCGGTACCGCTGTGATGTCATTTCTGGGTGCAACCATCGCGAGTCATCTGAAAGCGGAAGTGTTGAAGCCGCTCATTCTGTTTTTAATGACAGCGATTGCGGTTTATTCGTTTTCCAACAAAACATTAGGGCAATATGAACGTGTATCGGTCTCCGTGGTTCGGCTGCAATGGTATGCGCTACTGATCGGGATGGCGATGGGTTTTTATAATGGATTTGTGGGGCCCGGTACGGGCAGTTTGTTGGTATTCGGTTTTGTGAGTATCATGGGGTATCAATTTTTACGGGCCTCGGCGGTGGCCAAGGTCATCAATGTGGTGGCAGACGTTGCTTCGCTGGCGTTCTTTATATGGAAGGGGTACGTTGAATTTGACATCGCCTTTCCCATGATGGCCTGCAATGTATTGGGCGCGTATCTGGGCAGCCGGTTGGCGATTCTGCGCGGTAATACATTCATTCGTAAAGTGTTTTTGATCGTTATTTTTGGCCTCATCCTTCGTTTTGGTTACGATGTCTGGAGGCTGCTGAGCTAA
- a CDS encoding NUDIX hydrolase, whose translation MNSYSHSTRLLVAIDCIIFGFDGEELKLLLIKRRFEPEKGKWSLMGGFVNEKEDLEVGAERILHELTGLHDIYVEQLQTFGKVNRDPVERTLSVVFFALINIHDHNAESVEVHNACWISLKQMPALIFDHEKMVQMALERLRYKAALHPIGFELLPEQFTIPQLQKLYEAIYDLKLDRRNFSRKILSTGLLLDTGEKNANSATKKAVMYRLDKERYESKFNHFWYFMPVTT comes from the coding sequence ATGAACAGCTATTCGCATTCCACTCGACTTTTGGTGGCCATTGATTGTATCATCTTCGGTTTTGACGGTGAAGAACTGAAATTACTGTTGATCAAACGCCGTTTTGAACCTGAAAAGGGCAAATGGTCGCTGATGGGAGGCTTTGTGAACGAAAAAGAGGATCTGGAAGTGGGAGCCGAGCGTATCTTGCACGAACTGACGGGATTGCACGATATTTATGTAGAACAGTTACAGACTTTTGGCAAGGTAAATCGTGACCCGGTTGAACGGACGCTCTCCGTGGTGTTTTTTGCCCTGATCAATATTCACGACCACAACGCAGAATCGGTCGAAGTGCACAACGCCTGTTGGATCAGCTTGAAACAGATGCCGGCATTGATCTTTGATCATGAAAAAATGGTGCAAATGGCCCTTGAACGGCTGCGGTATAAAGCGGCATTGCATCCGATCGGATTTGAACTCCTGCCTGAGCAGTTTACCATTCCTCAGTTACAAAAATTATACGAAGCCATCTACGACCTGAAACTCGATCGTCGGAATTTCAGTCGAAAGATCCTGTCGACGGGACTGTTGTTGGATACGGGCGAGAAAAATGCCAACTCTGCCACCAAAAAGGCCGTCATGTATCGGTTGGACAAAGAAAGATACGAAAGTAAATTCAATCATTTTTGGTATTTCATGCCTGTAACCACTTAG
- a CDS encoding ribulokinase: protein MQNQYVIGVDYGTDSVRALIVNAHTGEAVGTNVFEYPRWKKGLYCEPAISQFRQHPLDYLEGLEQSIKGALVGVSEEIRQNIKGISVDTTGSTPVAVNEDGIPLALLPEFADNPNGMFILWKDHTGNAEAEEINQLAHHWDVDYTKYVGGIYSSEWYWAKILRTIRVDSQVRTHAFSWVEHCDWISAVLTGNTNPLTLKRSRCAAGHKAMWNQEFHGLPSEEFLTKLDPNLAGLRQRLFKDTYTSDEAMGTISSEWAQKLGIPSDVVIGVGAFDAHMGAVGAEIEPYTFVRVMGTSTCDMLIAPNHEIGHLLIRGICGQVDGSIIPGMLGMEAGQSAFGDLYAWFQQVIVGPVREILGEEAASALSQKLIPYLSEQAAKLPVRENDPVALDWINGRRTPDANHTLKSTVSGMNLSTDAIKIFKALVEATAFGSRAIVERFLQEGVPIKKVIGIGGVAKKSPFVMQTLADVLNMPIKVASSDQACALGAAMCASVAAGIHPAMKAAQEAMGSGFDAEYHPNVDKVAVYQTLYRKYLALGEFAEKGTF from the coding sequence ATGCAGAATCAGTATGTCATTGGAGTAGATTACGGAACCGATTCGGTTCGTGCCTTGATTGTGAATGCCCATACGGGGGAGGCCGTTGGGACGAACGTTTTTGAATACCCCCGCTGGAAAAAAGGGCTCTACTGCGAGCCTGCCATTTCTCAATTTCGCCAACATCCGCTGGATTACCTGGAAGGATTGGAGCAATCCATCAAAGGTGCCTTGGTCGGAGTTTCCGAGGAAATTCGGCAGAACATCAAAGGAATATCAGTTGATACGACCGGCTCCACGCCCGTTGCGGTCAATGAAGACGGAATCCCCTTGGCTCTGTTGCCCGAGTTTGCCGATAACCCCAACGGAATGTTTATCCTTTGGAAAGACCATACCGGCAACGCCGAAGCCGAAGAAATCAACCAACTGGCGCACCATTGGGATGTAGACTATACCAAATACGTCGGCGGGATTTATTCGTCGGAGTGGTATTGGGCCAAAATCCTTCGGACGATTCGGGTCGACAGTCAAGTGCGGACGCACGCTTTTTCGTGGGTGGAGCATTGCGACTGGATTTCGGCAGTATTGACCGGAAATACCAACCCGCTGACCCTCAAACGCTCGCGTTGTGCCGCAGGCCACAAAGCCATGTGGAATCAAGAATTTCACGGCTTGCCCTCGGAAGAGTTTTTAACCAAGTTAGACCCTAATTTAGCCGGATTGCGCCAACGCTTATTTAAAGATACCTATACTTCGGACGAAGCCATGGGAACCATTTCCTCGGAATGGGCTCAAAAATTGGGCATTCCTTCGGATGTGGTCATTGGCGTGGGAGCGTTTGATGCCCACATGGGAGCCGTAGGTGCTGAAATTGAGCCCTATACGTTTGTACGCGTGATGGGAACTTCCACCTGCGATATGCTCATTGCCCCCAACCATGAAATCGGGCATTTACTGATTCGCGGTATCTGCGGACAGGTGGATGGCTCCATTATTCCCGGTATGCTGGGCATGGAAGCGGGCCAATCGGCCTTTGGTGATTTGTATGCGTGGTTTCAGCAGGTGATCGTGGGGCCGGTACGGGAAATTCTGGGGGAAGAGGCTGCGTCAGCATTAAGTCAAAAACTGATTCCCTATTTATCCGAGCAGGCCGCCAAATTGCCCGTCAGGGAAAACGACCCGGTGGCCCTGGATTGGATCAACGGACGCCGCACACCCGATGCCAACCATACTTTAAAATCTACCGTTTCGGGCATGAATCTGAGTACAGACGCCATTAAGATATTCAAAGCGCTGGTAGAAGCGACCGCTTTTGGCTCGCGTGCGATTGTGGAGCGATTTTTACAGGAAGGCGTTCCCATCAAAAAAGTAATCGGTATCGGCGGGGTAGCCAAAAAATCACCTTTTGTGATGCAGACGCTGGCCGATGTCCTCAACATGCCCATCAAAGTGGCGAGTTCAGACCAGGCCTGTGCGTTGGGGGCCGCGATGTGTGCGTCGGTCGCTGCCGGTATTCACCCCGCCATGAAAGCGGCACAGGAAGCCATGGGCTCCGGTTTTGACGCCGAATACCATCCCAACGTAGATAAAGTGGCTGTTTATCAGACGTTATACCGGAAGTATCTGGCTTTAGGGGAATTCGCTGAAAAAGGGACTTTTTAG